One part of the Verrucomicrobiota bacterium genome encodes these proteins:
- the hisD gene encoding histidinol dehydrogenase translates to MRLLRIGAPHDAKRLERLLDRRSVERGVEPQVRPIVSAVQRRGDRAVIEYTRKFDGVALSPARLRVSAREIKAALDTVDPTLLRAMREAKRNVEAYHRRQRRASWTMKAASGAVLGERIVPLRRVACYVPGGVAPLVSTVLMTAVPARVAGVSEVVVATPPGPRGRVNGAILAACAVCGVDEVYRVGGAQAIAALAYGTRTIPRVDKIVGPGNMYVMTAKKLVYGDVALDAPSGPSEILVLADTTADPQWIAADVLSQAEHGTGHEYALLVTTSKRLAEQVRDAIRAQLDELPMSSRMKKRIEGGIALVVAPDMAKAIEFTNSFGAEHLEILARDARRLSTRLTDAGAIFIGPYSPVPVGDFAAGPSHCLPTGGASAMFGGLSVDEFVRRVSTIECTRAALAKLAPVVEAFADAEHLPAHARAVRERFKR, encoded by the coding sequence ATGAGACTGCTGCGCATCGGCGCGCCCCATGATGCCAAGCGGCTCGAGCGTCTGCTTGACCGGCGTTCGGTTGAGCGGGGCGTTGAGCCCCAGGTGCGGCCCATTGTCAGCGCCGTACAACGCCGCGGCGATCGAGCCGTCATCGAGTACACGCGCAAGTTCGACGGCGTCGCGCTGTCGCCTGCGCGCCTGCGCGTCTCTGCACGCGAGATCAAGGCGGCCCTCGACACTGTCGACCCGACGCTCCTGCGCGCCATGCGCGAGGCAAAACGCAACGTCGAGGCCTATCACAGGCGCCAGCGCCGCGCGTCGTGGACGATGAAAGCCGCGAGCGGCGCCGTGCTCGGTGAGCGCATCGTGCCGCTGCGCCGCGTGGCCTGCTACGTACCGGGCGGCGTCGCGCCGCTCGTGTCTACCGTGCTCATGACGGCCGTGCCCGCCAGGGTCGCGGGCGTTTCGGAGGTCGTCGTCGCCACGCCGCCCGGGCCGCGCGGGCGCGTCAACGGGGCTATCCTCGCCGCGTGCGCCGTCTGTGGCGTCGACGAAGTCTACCGCGTCGGCGGGGCGCAGGCGATTGCCGCACTCGCTTACGGCACGCGCACAATTCCGCGCGTCGACAAGATCGTCGGCCCCGGCAATATGTACGTTATGACCGCGAAGAAGCTCGTCTACGGCGACGTGGCGCTCGACGCCCCCTCCGGGCCGAGCGAGATTCTCGTGCTCGCCGACACGACGGCCGATCCGCAGTGGATCGCCGCCGACGTGCTTTCGCAGGCCGAGCACGGGACCGGGCACGAATACGCCTTGCTCGTGACGACCTCGAAGCGCCTGGCCGAGCAGGTGCGAGACGCTATTCGGGCCCAGCTTGACGAGCTTCCGATGTCCTCGCGGATGAAGAAGCGGATCGAGGGGGGGATTGCACTCGTCGTCGCGCCGGATATGGCGAAGGCGATCGAGTTCACGAACAGCTTCGGTGCCGAGCATCTCGAGATCCTGGCGCGCGATGCGCGGCGTCTGAGCACACGTCTTACAGACGCCGGTGCGATCTTCATCGGGCCCTATTCGCCCGTGCCCGTGGGCGACTTCGCGGCCGGGCCGAGCCATTGCCTGCCGACGGGCGGCGCGTCGGCGATGTTTGGCGGGCTCTCCGTCGACGAGTTTGTGCGGCGCGTCAGCACGATCGAATGCACGCGCGCGGCGCTGGCGAAGCTGGCGCCCGTCGTCGAGGCGTTCGCCGACGCCGAACACCTGCCGGCCCATGCGCGCGCCGTGCGCGAAAGGTTCAAACGATGA
- a CDS encoding histidinol-phosphate transaminase: MSAADYLRHTVEALSAYVPGIQPEGGGWLKLNTNENPYPPSPRVIEAVRTAANERLALYPNPTAEPVRHAAAAAFGVEPEMVIVGNGGDEVIAMIARAVLDKGDRVVVGDPTYTLVEVLVALQGGRLTRVPLRRRDFALPERFFGRPAKVIYLPNPNAPTGVLHPLDEIDRLCEMSDGVIVLDEAYADFSRANALQLVQKYSNLVIVRTLSKAYSLAGVRVGFGLAQPELVAGLMKVKDSYNVNALSQAAAVAALEDRAYSAECVRRVVEQRALLTDALQQLGFDVVPSEANFIFARPPQKPARAFYDELVARKVLVRYFDRPRVNDGLRITIGSEGQNRMLLEAIKETMAALGLTAWRPRSAS; encoded by the coding sequence ATGAGCGCGGCGGACTATCTGCGGCACACCGTCGAGGCCTTGAGTGCCTACGTGCCGGGCATCCAGCCCGAGGGCGGCGGCTGGCTCAAGCTCAACACGAACGAGAACCCGTACCCGCCTTCGCCGCGCGTGATCGAGGCGGTGCGCACCGCGGCCAACGAGCGACTCGCGCTGTATCCGAACCCGACGGCCGAGCCGGTACGCCACGCCGCCGCGGCGGCGTTCGGCGTCGAGCCGGAGATGGTGATCGTCGGCAACGGCGGGGACGAGGTCATCGCCATGATCGCGCGCGCTGTGCTCGACAAGGGCGACCGAGTCGTCGTCGGCGACCCGACGTACACGCTTGTCGAGGTGCTCGTGGCGCTCCAGGGCGGGCGGCTCACGCGTGTGCCGCTGAGGCGGCGCGATTTCGCGTTGCCCGAGCGCTTCTTCGGCCGGCCTGCGAAGGTCATCTACCTGCCGAACCCGAACGCGCCGACGGGCGTGCTCCACCCGCTCGACGAGATCGACCGGTTGTGCGAGATGAGCGACGGCGTCATCGTGCTCGACGAGGCGTACGCCGATTTCTCGCGGGCCAACGCCCTCCAGCTCGTTCAGAAATACTCGAATCTTGTCATCGTGCGCACGCTGTCGAAGGCCTACTCGCTTGCGGGCGTGCGAGTCGGGTTCGGCCTCGCGCAGCCGGAGCTTGTCGCCGGCTTGATGAAGGTGAAAGACTCGTACAACGTTAACGCGCTCAGTCAGGCCGCCGCCGTTGCTGCGCTCGAAGACCGGGCGTATTCAGCCGAGTGCGTGCGCCGTGTCGTCGAGCAGCGCGCGTTGCTCACGGACGCACTGCAGCAGCTCGGATTTGACGTCGTGCCGTCCGAGGCGAACTTCATTTTCGCCCGGCCGCCGCAGAAGCCGGCGCGCGCGTTCTACGACGAGCTCGTTGCGCGCAAGGTGCTTGTGCGCTACTTCGACCGGCCGCGCGTGAACGACGGCTTGCGCATCACGATCGGCAGCGAGGGGCAGAACCGGATGCTGCTCGAGGCGATCAAGGAGACAATGGCCGCCCTGGGCCTCACCGCGTGGAGGCCGCGTTCGGCGTCGTAA
- the hisB gene encoding imidazoleglycerol-phosphate dehydratase HisB, translated as MARKASKKRVAKLARKTKETSIELSLALDGTGKTRIATTIPFFDHMLELLAVHGLFDLTLKAKGDTDVDDHHLVEDVGIVLGKALAGALGDKQGIVRYGSATVPMDEALATGVVDLSGRPYLRYAVELSSKKIKQFEVQLLEEFLRAFAFNSQMTLHVMLEAGRNTHHCVEAVFKAIGRALDAATRLDPRRAGVPSSKGML; from the coding sequence ATGGCTCGAAAGGCATCGAAGAAACGGGTCGCGAAGCTCGCCCGCAAGACGAAGGAGACGTCGATCGAGCTCAGCTTAGCGCTCGACGGCACGGGCAAAACGCGGATCGCGACGACGATCCCGTTCTTCGACCACATGCTCGAGCTGCTCGCCGTACACGGGTTGTTTGACTTGACGCTCAAGGCCAAGGGCGACACGGACGTCGACGACCACCACCTCGTCGAGGACGTCGGCATCGTGCTCGGCAAGGCGCTCGCCGGCGCGCTCGGCGACAAACAGGGCATTGTGCGCTACGGCAGCGCCACCGTGCCGATGGACGAGGCGCTCGCCACCGGCGTCGTCGACCTGAGCGGCCGACCGTACCTCCGCTACGCGGTCGAGCTGTCGTCGAAGAAGATCAAGCAGTTCGAAGTGCAGTTGCTCGAGGAATTCCTCCGGGCGTTTGCGTTCAACTCGCAGATGACGCTCCACGTCATGCTCGAAGCCGGGCGCAACACGCACCACTGCGTCGAGGCGGTGTTCAAGGCCATCGGCCGTGCGCTCGATGCCGCAACGCGCCTCGACCCGCGCCGTGCAGGTGTACCGTCGAGCAAGGGGATGCTGTGA
- the hisH gene encoding imidazole glycerol phosphate synthase subunit HisH, which yields MIAIVDYGMGNLRSVQKALEHIGAEAVLTSERTAIESADGLLFPGQGCFPDAMRELTRLGLVEVLRDWVRGGRPFLGICLGHQLIFDESREGGHVKGLGLMPGRVVRFSPGGKVPHMGWNSVRRADAGRACPLLEGVRDGAYFYFVHSYYPVPDDDAVVAATTDYNNTFASVVWKDHFFSTQFHPEKSQEPGLRVLRNFVGLL from the coding sequence GTGATCGCCATTGTCGACTACGGCATGGGCAACCTGCGGAGCGTGCAGAAAGCCCTCGAGCACATCGGCGCCGAAGCGGTGCTTACCTCCGAGCGCACGGCGATCGAGTCCGCTGACGGCCTGCTCTTTCCAGGCCAGGGGTGCTTCCCCGACGCCATGCGCGAGCTGACGCGGTTGGGCCTCGTCGAGGTGCTGCGCGATTGGGTACGCGGGGGCCGGCCGTTCCTCGGCATCTGTCTCGGGCACCAGCTGATCTTCGACGAGAGCAGGGAGGGCGGGCACGTCAAGGGTCTCGGCCTCATGCCGGGGCGTGTCGTACGCTTTTCGCCGGGCGGCAAAGTGCCGCACATGGGCTGGAACTCCGTGCGCAGGGCCGACGCAGGGCGCGCGTGCCCGCTGCTCGAAGGCGTCAGAGACGGTGCCTACTTCTACTTCGTTCACTCGTACTATCCAGTGCCCGATGACGATGCCGTCGTGGCCGCAACAACCGACTATAACAACACGTTTGCCTCGGTGGTCTGGAAGGATCACTTCTTTTCGACGCAGTTCCACCCCGAGAAAAGCCAGGAGCCGGGCCTGCGCGTGCTACGCAACTTCGTCGGCCTGCTTTGA